In Chryseobacterium gleum, a single genomic region encodes these proteins:
- the rpoC gene encoding DNA-directed RNA polymerase subunit beta', with the protein MSNKNKSSRFNKITIGLASPESILQDSRGEVLKPETINYRTHKPERDGLFCEKIFGPVKDYECACGKYKRIRYKGIVCDRCGVEVTEKKVRRERIGHINLVVPIAHIWYFRSLPNKIGYLLGIPSKKLDMIIYYERYVVIQQGIAKKLDGSDFENMEFLTEEEYLDIMETLPVENQYLDDSDPNKFIARMGAEAVEDLLKRIDLDALSFDLRHKAHNEGSKQRRTEALKRLNVVEALRGANTRMINRPEWMIMRVLPVIPPELRPLVPLDGGRFATSDLNDLYRRVIIRNNRLKRLLEIKAPEVILRNEKRMLQESVDSLFDNTRKSSAVKSESNRPLKSLSDSLKGKQGRFRQNLLGKRVDYSARSVIVVGPNLQLHECGIPKDMAAELYKPFIIRKLIERGIVKTVKSAKRIIDRKEPVVYDILENVMKGHPVLLNRAPTLHRLGIQAFQPKMIEGKAIQLHPLVTTAFNADFDGDQMAVHLPLGPEAILEAQLLMLGSQNILNPANGSPITVPSQDMVLGLYFMTKQLDSTETMKVKGEGLAFYSPEEAEIAYAEGKVSLNAKVRCKLPVKENGEIVTRLIETTVGRILFNQIVPKQVGYINELLTKKSLRNVIGKILADTDFPTTVKFLDAMKDLGYSNAFKGGLSFSLGDIVVPVEKKQMIAQSIETVDEIRANYNMGLITDTERYNQVIDVWTNTNAGLTEMIMSRMKTDQGGFNSVYMMLDSGARGSKEQIRQLSGMRGLMAKPQKAGSTGAEIIENPILANFKEGLSILEYFISTHGARKGLADTALKTADAGYLTRRLVDVAQDVIVTEDDCGTLRGTEVTALKKNDEIVEKISERILGRVSLHNVYDPETDELITEADQVITEQLAKRIEEAGLEAVEVRSPLTCEAKKGICAKCYGRNLATGKMIHMGEAVGVIAAQSIGEPGTQLTLRTFHQGGTAGNVSENPSIVARRDGIVEMDEVRTITSEDENGNTAEVVVSRSTEFRLVADNESRTPLMVANVPYGSILSVKPGDKVKKGDTICRWDPYNAVIIAETSGKVEYEDIIQGISFQLEIDEQTGFEEKVISESRNKKAVPTLKVVDSKGVEQKAYNLPVGAHLMVNDGEKIKAGKVLIKIPRKSAKAGDITGGLPRVTELFEARNPSNPAVVTEIDGVVSYGKIKRGNRELIVEAKTGERKIYLVKLSNQILVQENDFVRAGSPLSDGSITPEDILRIKGPTAVQEYLVNEIQEVYRLQGVKIDDKHFEIIVRQMMTKVSIVDGGDTQFLEGALEHKYDFLEENNRVFGLKVVVDAGDSKEFKPGQMITARELRDENSKLKREDLALVEVREALPATATPVLQGITRAALQTKSFMSAASFQETTKVLNEAAVAGKIDDLNGLKENVIVGHRIPAGTGLKEYQNVIVGSKKEFEDLN; encoded by the coding sequence ATGTCAAATAAAAATAAATCAAGTAGATTTAATAAAATAACCATCGGTTTAGCTTCACCGGAGTCTATTTTACAAGACTCAAGAGGGGAGGTTTTAAAACCGGAAACTATTAACTACAGAACTCACAAACCTGAAAGAGACGGGCTATTCTGTGAGAAAATCTTTGGTCCTGTAAAGGATTACGAATGTGCTTGTGGTAAATACAAGAGAATTCGTTACAAAGGGATCGTTTGTGACCGTTGTGGAGTAGAAGTTACTGAGAAGAAAGTAAGAAGAGAGAGAATCGGGCACATCAACCTTGTAGTTCCAATTGCACACATCTGGTATTTCCGTTCATTACCAAACAAAATCGGATACCTTTTAGGAATTCCTTCTAAGAAATTAGATATGATCATCTACTACGAAAGATATGTAGTGATCCAGCAGGGTATTGCTAAAAAATTAGACGGTTCTGATTTTGAAAACATGGAATTCCTTACAGAAGAAGAGTACCTGGATATCATGGAAACTCTTCCTGTAGAAAACCAGTATCTTGATGATTCTGATCCAAACAAATTCATCGCCAGAATGGGTGCTGAAGCTGTGGAAGATCTTTTAAAAAGAATCGATCTTGATGCATTGTCTTTCGACTTGAGACACAAAGCTCACAACGAAGGTTCAAAACAAAGAAGAACAGAAGCTCTTAAAAGATTGAACGTTGTAGAGGCATTAAGAGGTGCCAATACAAGAATGATCAACAGACCGGAGTGGATGATCATGCGTGTACTTCCTGTTATACCACCAGAACTAAGACCATTGGTTCCATTGGATGGAGGACGTTTCGCTACTTCTGACTTAAATGACCTTTATAGAAGAGTTATTATCAGAAATAACCGTTTGAAGAGACTATTGGAGATCAAAGCTCCTGAAGTAATCTTGAGAAACGAGAAGCGTATGCTTCAGGAATCAGTAGATTCATTATTCGATAACACAAGAAAATCTTCTGCAGTAAAATCTGAATCAAACAGACCATTGAAATCACTTTCTGATTCATTGAAAGGTAAGCAAGGTCGTTTCCGTCAGAACCTACTAGGGAAAAGGGTTGACTACTCTGCGCGTTCGGTAATTGTTGTAGGTCCGAACCTACAGCTTCACGAATGTGGTATTCCTAAAGATATGGCAGCTGAACTTTACAAACCGTTCATCATCAGAAAACTGATTGAAAGAGGTATTGTAAAAACAGTAAAATCTGCAAAGAGAATTATCGACAGAAAAGAACCGGTAGTTTATGATATCCTTGAAAACGTGATGAAAGGTCACCCGGTACTATTGAACAGGGCACCTACTCTTCACAGGCTGGGTATTCAGGCTTTCCAACCTAAGATGATCGAAGGTAAGGCAATCCAGCTACACCCGTTAGTAACTACGGCCTTCAACGCCGATTTCGATGGTGACCAGATGGCGGTACACTTGCCGTTAGGACCAGAAGCGATCCTTGAAGCTCAGTTATTGATGTTAGGTTCTCAGAACATTCTAAACCCTGCAAACGGTTCTCCAATTACGGTACCATCTCAGGACATGGTTCTTGGTCTTTATTTCATGACCAAACAGTTGGATTCAACTGAAACTATGAAAGTAAAAGGTGAAGGTCTTGCATTCTATTCTCCTGAAGAAGCGGAAATTGCTTATGCAGAAGGAAAAGTTTCTCTAAATGCTAAGGTAAGATGTAAATTACCTGTTAAGGAAAACGGAGAAATCGTAACAAGACTGATCGAAACTACTGTAGGTAGAATTTTATTCAACCAGATTGTACCTAAGCAGGTAGGATATATCAATGAACTTCTTACCAAGAAATCATTGAGAAACGTTATCGGTAAGATCCTTGCTGATACAGATTTCCCTACAACTGTGAAGTTCTTGGATGCAATGAAAGATCTAGGGTATTCAAATGCATTCAAAGGAGGTCTATCGTTCTCTCTTGGAGATATCGTAGTACCTGTGGAGAAAAAGCAGATGATTGCACAATCAATTGAAACTGTAGACGAAATTAGAGCTAACTATAACATGGGTCTAATTACCGATACAGAACGTTATAACCAGGTAATCGACGTTTGGACAAACACCAACGCCGGATTAACTGAAATGATCATGAGCAGAATGAAAACTGACCAAGGTGGTTTCAACTCTGTATATATGATGCTTGACTCTGGAGCGAGGGGTTCTAAAGAACAGATCCGTCAGTTATCAGGGATGAGAGGTTTGATGGCAAAACCGCAGAAAGCCGGTTCTACCGGAGCGGAGATCATCGAAAACCCGATCCTTGCGAACTTTAAGGAAGGTCTTTCGATTCTAGAGTACTTTATCTCTACCCACGGTGCCCGTAAAGGTCTTGCGGATACCGCTCTTAAGACAGCCGATGCCGGTTACTTAACGAGAAGATTGGTAGACGTTGCACAGGACGTTATCGTTACAGAAGACGACTGTGGAACATTAAGAGGTACAGAAGTTACTGCACTTAAGAAAAATGACGAGATCGTTGAAAAAATCTCTGAAAGAATCTTAGGTAGAGTATCTTTACATAATGTTTACGATCCTGAAACAGATGAATTAATCACTGAGGCTGACCAGGTAATTACTGAGCAATTAGCGAAGAGAATTGAGGAGGCTGGATTAGAAGCTGTTGAGGTTCGTTCACCATTAACTTGTGAGGCTAAGAAAGGTATCTGTGCGAAATGTTACGGTAGAAACTTAGCAACAGGTAAGATGATCCACATGGGTGAAGCGGTAGGTGTAATTGCAGCACAATCAATTGGGGAGCCAGGTACTCAGCTTACGTTGAGAACTTTCCACCAGGGGGGTACTGCAGGAAACGTATCGGAAAACCCATCTATCGTTGCAAGAAGAGATGGTATCGTTGAAATGGATGAAGTAAGAACAATTACTTCTGAAGATGAAAACGGTAATACTGCTGAGGTTGTGGTTTCCCGTTCAACAGAATTCAGATTAGTTGCTGATAATGAGTCAAGAACTCCATTAATGGTAGCTAACGTACCTTACGGATCGATATTATCTGTAAAACCAGGTGATAAAGTGAAGAAAGGAGATACAATCTGTAGATGGGATCCGTATAACGCGGTTATCATTGCTGAAACTTCAGGTAAGGTAGAATACGAGGATATCATCCAAGGTATTTCATTCCAGCTTGAAATTGACGAACAGACAGGATTTGAAGAGAAAGTAATTTCTGAATCCAGAAATAAGAAAGCCGTACCTACCTTGAAAGTGGTAGACTCTAAAGGAGTTGAGCAAAAAGCTTACAACTTACCGGTAGGAGCCCACTTAATGGTTAACGATGGTGAAAAAATTAAGGCGGGTAAAGTCTTAATCAAGATCCCGAGAAAATCTGCAAAAGCAGGGGATATCACCGGAGGTCTTCCGAGAGTTACCGAATTATTCGAAGCAAGAAACCCTTCAAACCCAGCGGTTGTTACTGAAATCGACGGGGTAGTTTCTTACGGAAAAATCAAGAGAGGTAACCGTGAACTTATTGTTGAGGCTAAAACTGGTGAAAGAAAGATTTACCTGGTAAAACTTTCCAACCAGATTCTTGTTCAGGAGAATGACTTCGTAAGAGCAGGTTCTCCGCTTTCTGACGGTTCTATCACACCGGAAGATATCTTAAGAATTAAAGGTCCAACAGCTGTTCAGGAATACTTAGTAAACGAGATTCAGGAAGTTTACCGTCTACAGGGGGTAAAAATCGACGACAAGCACTTCGAAATTATCGTAAGACAGATGATGACGAAAGTATCTATTGTAGATGGAGGTGATACTCAGTTCCTTGAAGGAGCTCTTGAGCACAAGTATGATTTCTTGGAAGAAAACAACAGAGTATTTGGTCTTAAAGTAGTAGTAGATGCTGGTGATTCTAAAGAATTCAAACCAGGTCAGATGATTACTGCAAGAGAATTAAGAGATGAAAACTCTAAGTTGAAGCGTGAAGATTTAGCATTGGTAGAAGTAAGAGAAGCTCTTCCTGCTACAGCAACTCCTGTACTGCAAGGTATTACAAGAGCTGCCCTTCAGACTAAATCATTCATGTCTGCAGCATCGTTCCAGGAAACCACTAAAGTTCTTAACGAGGCAGCAGTTGCTGGTAAGATAGACGATCTTAACGGTCTTAAAGAAAATGTAATTGTAGGACACAGAATTCCTGCAGGTACAGGTCTTAAAGAGTATCAGAACGTTATTGTAGGTTCTAAGAAGGAATTCGAAGACCTTAACTAA
- a CDS encoding DUF3467 domain-containing protein, with amino-acid sequence MDNNQNPQDGNINIELNEMVAAGIYANLALVNHSPSEFVVDFIQLMPGVQQAKVRSRVILAPLHAKRVLNALQQNIANYEQQFGEIKEVEPFVLGGNNVQA; translated from the coding sequence ATGGACAACAATCAAAATCCACAAGACGGGAACATCAACATCGAATTAAATGAAATGGTAGCTGCTGGTATCTATGCTAACCTGGCTTTAGTAAACCACTCTCCATCTGAATTTGTAGTAGACTTTATTCAGTTGATGCCAGGTGTTCAGCAGGCGAAAGTAAGATCAAGAGTAATTCTTGCTCCACTTCACGCTAAAAGAGTATTAAACGCTCTTCAGCAGAACATCGCTAACTACGAGCAGCAGTTCGGAGAAATCAAAGAAGTTGAGCCTTTCGTATTAGGAGGAAACAACGTTCAAGCGTAG